The genome window GCCGATGGCACGATCTCCATCCAGGTGCCGGGTACGGCGCAGATGCAGACCGTCGACAAGCTCAAGCTGGTCAATGCCGAAGCGGGCGAGCTGACGAAGAACGAGGCGGGCCTGATCGTGGCGCGCAGCGGCGAAGACTTGCAAGCCGATCCGACGGTGCGCCTGCGCGACCGCCACCTGGAAGGCAGCAACGTCTCGGCCGTCGAGGAAATGGTCGCCACCATGAGCCTGAACCGCAGCTTCGAGATGCAAATGAAAGTATTCAAGGCCAGCGATTCCATGACGGAATCGGGCAACCGCCTGCTCAGTACCTAAGCGTACCCGGCCCAACGCGACGAAATATTCAAGGAGCAATATATGAATCCAGCAATGTGGATCAGCAAGACCGGCGTGCAGGCACAAGATGCCAAACTGCAAGCCATCGCGAACAACCTGGCCAACGTCAATACGGTCGGTTTCAAGCGCGACCGCGTCGTCTTCGAAGACCTGTTTTATCAGGTCGAGCAGCAGCCGGGCACGCAGCGCGCCGACAATACCCTCTCGCCATCGGGCGTACAGCTGGGTAACGGTACCCACATGGTGGGCACGCAAAAGGTGTTTACCACCGGCAGCCTGCAAACGACGAGCCGCGAATTCGACGTCGCCATCACCGGCAACGGCTTTTTGCAAGTACTGCGCCCGAACGGCGAAGCGGCCTACACGCGCGCCGGCCAGCTGGGCATCAATGAAAACGGCGTGATGGTCAACGCCCAGGGCTTGCCGCTGGTGCCGCAGATCACCGTGCCGAACAATGCCACGGCGATCACCATCGGTGAAAACGGCATGGTCACGGCCACCGTGCCGGGCAATGTCAACGGCACCCAGCTGGGCCAGCTGAACCTGACCAGCTTCATCAACCCGACGGGCCTGCTGGCACTCGGTGAAAACCTGTTCCAGGAAACGGCATCGAGCGGCACGCCGACGGAAGGCCGTCCCGGCGAAGGCGCCCTGGGCAAGCTGAAGCAGTTTGCGCTGGAAGGCTCGAACGTGCAGGTGGTCGAAGAGATGGTCGACATGATCGCTGCCCAGCGCACCTATGAAATGAACACCAAGGTGCTGTCGGCCGCCGACAATATGCTGCAATACCTGGCGCAAGCGGCACGCTGATGACAGTCGCCATGAAAGCCACGGCGGCCCTGCTGCTGGTGTTGATGGCCGGTTGCGCCAGCCAGCCGGCGGCGCCGGTGGCGCCCA of Janthinobacterium sp. PAMC25594 contains these proteins:
- the flgG gene encoding flagellar basal-body rod protein FlgG; translated protein: MNPAMWISKTGVQAQDAKLQAIANNLANVNTVGFKRDRVVFEDLFYQVEQQPGTQRADNTLSPSGVQLGNGTHMVGTQKVFTTGSLQTTSREFDVAITGNGFLQVLRPNGEAAYTRAGQLGINENGVMVNAQGLPLVPQITVPNNATAITIGENGMVTATVPGNVNGTQLGQLNLTSFINPTGLLALGENLFQETASSGTPTEGRPGEGALGKLKQFALEGSNVQVVEEMVDMIAAQRTYEMNTKVLSAADNMLQYLAQAAR